In one Nostoc sp. KVJ3 genomic region, the following are encoded:
- a CDS encoding HypC/HybG/HupF family hydrogenase formation chaperone, whose product MCLGIPGQIIEITNVNHKLALVSIGGVKREVNIACIVDEQHPPEACIGDWVLVHVGFAMNRINEQEAAETLQLFQELAAAQAGISTYTNSV is encoded by the coding sequence ATGTGTTTAGGAATCCCCGGACAAATTATAGAAATTACCAACGTTAACCATAAATTAGCCCTAGTTAGCATTGGCGGTGTTAAACGCGAAGTAAATATTGCTTGTATCGTAGATGAACAACATCCCCCCGAAGCTTGTATTGGTGATTGGGTGCTAGTGCATGTTGGCTTTGCGATGAATCGAATTAACGAACAAGAAGCGGCAGAAACATTGCAACTATTTCAAGAATTAGCAGCAGCACAAGCAGGGATTAGTACTTATACTAATTCTGTATGA
- the hypD gene encoding hydrogenase formation protein HypD — protein MKYVDEFREPEKAEAIRREIAKLCHQLEKPIKIMEVCGGHTHSIFKYGIEEILPQTIELIHGPGCPVCVMPKGRLDDAIAISQNHNVIFATFGDAMRVPGSKTTLLQARAQGADIRMVYSPLDSLQIAKDNRDKQVVFFALGFETTAPSTAFTILQAAAEGIHNFSMFSNHVLVIPALKALLDNPDLQLDGFVGPGHVSMVIGTDPYQFISQQYNKPIVVSGFEPLDILQSIWMLLQQLVENRCEVENQYNRIVEKSGNTVALQAINKVFTVRDSFDWRGLGDIPYSGLKIKPEYAQFDAELKFTIPNLKVADHKACKCGEILKGVLKPWECKVFGTACTPETPIGTCMVSSEGACAAYYKYGRLSTIAKRTIPKVTITQEPLPACGFFSD, from the coding sequence ATGAAATATGTTGACGAATTCCGCGAACCAGAAAAAGCAGAAGCCATCCGCCGCGAAATCGCCAAATTATGCCACCAGCTAGAAAAACCCATCAAAATCATGGAAGTATGTGGTGGACATACCCATTCCATCTTTAAATATGGCATCGAAGAAATCTTACCCCAAACCATCGAACTAATTCATGGGCCTGGTTGTCCAGTATGCGTTATGCCAAAAGGGAGATTAGATGATGCGATCGCAATCTCTCAAAATCATAACGTCATTTTTGCCACCTTTGGCGACGCAATGAGAGTTCCAGGTTCCAAAACCACTTTACTGCAAGCTAGGGCACAAGGTGCAGACATCCGTATGGTGTACTCTCCCCTAGATAGTTTGCAAATTGCCAAAGATAACCGCGACAAACAAGTAGTCTTCTTCGCATTAGGCTTTGAAACCACAGCCCCCAGCACCGCCTTCACCATTTTGCAAGCAGCAGCCGAAGGAATTCATAACTTTAGTATGTTTTCCAATCACGTCCTTGTGATTCCTGCCCTCAAAGCACTATTAGATAACCCCGATTTGCAACTCGACGGATTTGTTGGGCCTGGACATGTAAGTATGGTAATTGGTACTGACCCATACCAATTTATTTCCCAACAATATAATAAACCAATTGTTGTCTCAGGATTTGAACCCTTAGATATCCTCCAATCCATTTGGATGCTATTGCAACAGTTAGTAGAAAATCGTTGCGAAGTCGAAAATCAATATAACCGAATTGTCGAAAAAAGCGGGAACACAGTAGCCTTACAAGCCATAAATAAAGTTTTCACCGTCCGAGATAGTTTTGATTGGCGGGGCTTAGGTGACATCCCCTATTCAGGATTAAAAATTAAACCTGAATATGCTCAATTTGATGCCGAACTTAAATTTACCATTCCTAATCTCAAAGTAGCCGACCATAAAGCTTGTAAATGTGGAGAAATTCTCAAAGGAGTTTTAAAACCTTGGGAGTGCAAAGTATTCGGTACAGCTTGCACACCAGAAACACCAATCGGTACTTGCATGGTATCTTCCGAAGGTGCTTGTGCAGCCTATTACAAATACGGGCGACTTTCCACCATTGCCAAAAGAACAATACCAAAAGTAACTATAACTCAAGAACCTCTCCCCGCCTGCGGCTTCTTTTCAGACTAA
- the hypE gene encoding hydrogenase expression/formation protein HypE produces MNIPPQNSIKNPLFQKIEQARHRQGKVRDTHITLAHGSGGKAMRDLIDDIFVSSFDNPILSQLEDQATLNLARLMQQGDRLAFTTDSYVVDPLFFPGSDIGELAINGTVNDLAVSGAKPLYLTCSVILEEGLPVETLRRVATSMKAAAEKASVQIVTGDTKVVHRGAADKLFINTAGIGIIPRGVNISAHNIKPGDAIIINGEIGNHGTAILIARGELALETDIESDCQPLHSLVETILHVCPQIHAMRDATRGGLATVLNEFALSSNVGIRLFEESIPVREEVNGVCEILGLDPLYLANEGKLVVVVPKENAGKVLSAMKSHPAGKDACIIGEVISSPPGIVLLKTLFGAERIVDMLVGDQLPRIC; encoded by the coding sequence ATGAATATTCCCCCCCAAAACTCAATAAAAAATCCTCTATTCCAAAAAATTGAACAAGCCCGCCATCGCCAAGGTAAAGTGCGAGATACTCATATAACTCTTGCACATGGCAGTGGTGGTAAAGCCATGCGCGATTTAATAGATGATATCTTTGTTAGTAGTTTTGATAATCCAATTCTCTCACAACTAGAAGACCAAGCCACCTTAAATTTAGCCCGTCTTATGCAACAAGGAGACAGGCTTGCATTTACAACAGATTCTTATGTTGTAGACCCTTTATTTTTCCCAGGTAGTGATATAGGAGAATTAGCCATAAACGGTACAGTTAATGATTTAGCTGTCAGTGGTGCTAAACCTTTATATCTAACTTGTAGCGTAATTTTAGAAGAAGGATTACCTGTAGAAACCTTACGCCGTGTCGCAACCAGCATGAAAGCAGCCGCAGAAAAAGCTAGTGTTCAAATTGTTACTGGTGACACAAAAGTTGTACATCGAGGTGCTGCCGATAAACTCTTTATTAATACTGCTGGTATTGGTATCATCCCACGAGGAGTTAACATTTCTGCCCACAATATTAAGCCTGGAGATGCAATAATAATTAACGGTGAAATAGGCAATCATGGGACAGCGATTTTAATTGCCCGTGGCGAACTAGCCTTAGAAACTGATATTGAAAGCGACTGTCAGCCGTTGCATAGTTTAGTAGAAACTATTCTCCATGTCTGTCCCCAAATTCATGCTATGCGAGATGCTACACGCGGTGGTTTAGCTACAGTATTAAATGAATTTGCGCTTAGTTCCAATGTGGGAATTCGTCTTTTTGAAGAATCTATTCCAGTACGTGAAGAAGTCAACGGAGTTTGCGAAATTCTCGGTTTAGACCCATTGTATTTAGCTAATGAAGGTAAGTTAGTTGTGGTGGTTCCAAAAGAGAATGCTGGCAAAGTTTTATCGGCTATGAAATCTCACCCAGCAGGTAAAGATGCTTGTATTATTGGCGAAGTTATTTCTTCACCACCAGGTATTGTATTGTTAAAAACACTTTTTGGTGCTGAAAGGATTGTTGATATGTTGGTAGGCGACCAATTGCCACGAATTTGTTAA
- the hypA gene encoding hydrogenase maturation nickel metallochaperone HypA: MHELGITQNIVAIVTENAKGAKVQRVLLEIGKLSAIMPDAIRFCFDICTQGTLLEGATLEILEIPGLAKCRQCGAEIYLDKPFGICSCGSVQLDLITGEELKIKEIEIEELCV; the protein is encoded by the coding sequence ATGCACGAACTTGGAATTACTCAAAATATTGTGGCAATTGTAACTGAAAATGCCAAAGGTGCAAAAGTACAGCGAGTTTTATTAGAAATCGGTAAACTTTCAGCCATTATGCCCGATGCTATCCGATTTTGTTTTGATATTTGCACTCAAGGTACACTTTTAGAAGGGGCGACATTAGAAATTTTAGAAATCCCAGGTTTAGCAAAATGTCGCCAATGCGGTGCAGAAATTTATTTAGATAAACCGTTTGGTATTTGTAGCTGTGGTAGCGTGCAATTAGATTTGATTACTGGTGAAGAACTGAAAATTAAAGAAATAGAAATAGAGGAATTATGTGTGTAA
- the hypB gene encoding hydrogenase nickel incorporation protein HypB, protein MCVTCGCSDSDTKITNLEIDEAEHHHTHTLPDGTIITHSHSHDTHIEAPQIHAKIHNTTISLEQDILAKNNLLAAQNRGWFKGRNILALNLMSSPGSGKTTLLTRTINDLKHQLSISVIEGDQETANDAKKIKETGSKVIQINTGTGCHLDASMIERSLQQLNPPLNSVVMIENVGNLVCPALFDLGELAKVVILSVTEGEDKPIKYPHMFRASNIMILTKIDLLPYVDFDVQKCIDYAMQINPQIQIFQVSATTGTGLEKWYAWLIENLKICQR, encoded by the coding sequence ATGTGTGTAACTTGCGGTTGTTCTGATAGCGACACTAAAATTACCAATCTAGAAATAGATGAAGCTGAACATCATCATACTCACACCTTACCAGATGGAACTATCATCACTCATTCCCACAGTCATGATACTCATATAGAAGCGCCTCAAATTCATGCCAAAATACACAACACAACGATATCTTTAGAACAAGATATATTAGCAAAAAATAACCTCCTAGCTGCCCAAAATCGGGGATGGTTCAAAGGGCGAAATATTCTCGCCTTAAATTTAATGAGTTCTCCCGGTTCAGGGAAAACAACTCTTTTAACGCGAACCATCAATGATTTAAAACATCAATTATCTATTAGTGTCATTGAAGGCGACCAAGAAACTGCTAATGATGCCAAAAAAATTAAAGAAACAGGTTCTAAAGTTATCCAAATTAACACCGGAACAGGCTGTCATTTAGATGCCTCAATGATAGAGAGAAGTTTACAACAACTGAATCCGCCTCTGAATTCTGTTGTGATGATTGAAAATGTTGGAAATTTGGTTTGTCCAGCCTTATTTGATTTGGGAGAACTGGCAAAAGTTGTGATTCTTTCCGTCACAGAGGGAGAAGATAAGCCGATAAAATATCCCCACATGTTCCGTGCGAGTAACATCATGATTCTCACTAAAATTGATTTGCTGCCTTATGTAGATTTTGATGTTCAAAAGTGCATAGATTATGCTATGCAAATCAATCCCCAAATTCAGATTTTTCAGGTTTCTGCAACTACTGGTACTGGGTTGGAGAAGTGGTATGCGTGGCTAATTGAAAACTTAAAAATTTGTCAACGCTAA
- a CDS encoding alpha-amylase family glycosyl hydrolase, whose product MAKVEELTPQQLSETDLKPRGRVYPSPISWRDQFLYQLILDRFSDDNENQRELFDHTNPAKFQVKDKADWMAAGTKFVGGTLRGIKSKLDYLQRLGVTTLWINPPWQQRSELEAYHSDRIQDFLNIDPHFGTRQDLRDLIDAAHDRRMYVILDVTYDQNSDNWFNRNDVIAALARVYQYWIALSDCDGLRIDSLKHVSPEDSRKFCTAIREYAESIGKENFLLTGEITSGSMAGAYIDIIARNLSAVLDNVQTPNELAAFAKGLVHPKQFFDLYSENHLAGEYRQIGTYHVSILDDDTNKQRFAAYSNVPHLYEQVAHAVGVQLTIPGIPAIYYGTEQAFDGNEGYHDYSIEGGRFAEDRYIKEAMFGGAFGAFQTADCHFFDIDHPTYLRIAAIARIRNSHDKIGKALRRGHHYLRETSFYNSPFSIPGQGELVAWSQVLFDTEVLMVLNTNGLENRGAEVTVDTYMHPQDSEMTFLYKSDWSDADLRNLQQNQTVTVQHHDDRRATVRIDLPPSGMAILA is encoded by the coding sequence ATGGCTAAAGTTGAAGAATTGACACCCCAGCAACTCTCCGAAACAGACCTGAAACCACGAGGGAGAGTTTATCCGAGTCCTATCAGTTGGCGCGACCAGTTTTTGTACCAATTGATATTAGATAGATTCAGTGATGATAATGAAAATCAAAGGGAGCTTTTTGACCACACCAATCCTGCAAAATTCCAGGTTAAAGATAAAGCCGACTGGATGGCAGCAGGGACAAAGTTTGTAGGTGGTACTCTTAGAGGAATTAAGAGTAAATTAGACTACTTGCAGCGATTGGGAGTAACAACGCTGTGGATTAATCCACCTTGGCAACAACGTTCTGAGTTAGAAGCTTACCATAGCGATCGCATCCAAGACTTCTTAAATATTGACCCCCACTTTGGGACTCGTCAAGATTTAAGAGATTTAATTGATGCTGCCCACGATCGCAGGATGTATGTAATCTTAGATGTAACATACGACCAGAATTCTGATAACTGGTTCAACAGAAACGATGTAATTGCAGCCTTAGCCAGAGTTTATCAATATTGGATTGCTCTTTCTGACTGCGATGGCTTGCGGATAGATAGCCTCAAACACGTTTCTCCTGAAGATTCCCGCAAATTCTGCACAGCTATCCGCGAATACGCCGAATCTATTGGTAAAGAAAACTTTTTACTGACTGGGGAAATAACCTCCGGTAGTATGGCTGGTGCTTATATAGACATTATTGCTCGCAACCTTAGCGCTGTATTAGATAACGTACAAACCCCGAATGAATTAGCTGCATTCGCCAAAGGGTTAGTACATCCCAAACAATTTTTCGATTTGTATAGCGAAAACCATCTCGCTGGAGAATATCGCCAAATTGGGACATATCATGTCTCCATTTTGGATGACGATACTAATAAGCAGCGATTTGCCGCATACAGTAATGTGCCTCATCTTTATGAGCAAGTTGCTCATGCTGTTGGCGTACAATTAACCATCCCAGGAATCCCTGCTATTTATTATGGAACAGAACAGGCTTTTGATGGGAATGAAGGTTATCACGATTACAGCATAGAAGGTGGAAGGTTTGCCGAAGATAGATATATCAAAGAAGCGATGTTTGGCGGTGCTTTTGGCGCATTTCAAACAGCAGACTGTCATTTCTTCGATATCGACCATCCTACCTATTTGCGAATAGCTGCGATCGCCCGAATTCGCAACAGTCACGATAAAATTGGCAAAGCATTGCGCCGTGGACATCACTATCTGCGCGAAACATCCTTTTATAACTCTCCCTTCTCGATTCCCGGACAAGGCGAATTAGTTGCTTGGTCACAAGTTTTATTTGACACAGAAGTGTTGATGGTACTGAATACCAACGGCTTAGAAAATCGGGGTGCAGAAGTGACTGTAGATACTTATATGCATCCTCAAGACTCAGAAATGACTTTTTTATACAAAAGTGATTGGAGCGATGCCGATTTACGCAATCTACAGCAGAATCAAACTGTAACTGTGCAACATCATGATGACCGTCGCGCAACGGTGCGAATTGATTTACCTCCTTCAGGAATGGCGATTTTGGCGTAA
- a CDS encoding alpha/beta hydrolase — protein MIHHSDRIASRKEGRFQGVGGLDLYYQSWHPEGKIRGILTIVHGLGGHSDRYSNVIQHLLPKQYAVYGLDLRGHGRSPGQQGYINAWSEFREDLAAFLQLIQTQNPGCPIFLLGHSLGGVIVLDYILRYPQEASVLQGAIALAPTLGKVGISPIRVLLGKMLSRVWPRFTLNTGIDISAASRDPQVLAAIAQDTLRHTLATARLATEFFATVDWINAHAGDWQLPLLILHGGADRVALPAGSDIFYQRVNCTDKLRIEYPGAYHEIQRDLNYREVMADLEEWLERHLSPQTAQLGRGSAELEFPSQ, from the coding sequence ATGATTCATCATAGCGATCGCATAGCGTCTCGTAAAGAAGGCAGATTTCAAGGTGTTGGGGGACTTGACCTGTATTACCAAAGCTGGCATCCAGAAGGTAAAATACGAGGAATATTAACCATTGTGCATGGACTCGGAGGGCACAGCGATCGCTACAGTAATGTAATTCAACATTTGCTACCCAAGCAATATGCTGTTTATGGCTTAGACTTGCGTGGTCATGGACGCTCACCAGGTCAGCAAGGCTACATCAACGCTTGGAGTGAGTTTCGGGAAGATTTGGCAGCCTTTTTACAGTTAATTCAGACTCAGAATCCTGGATGCCCAATTTTTCTTTTGGGTCATAGTTTAGGTGGGGTGATTGTCTTAGATTATATTCTGCGTTATCCCCAAGAAGCATCAGTTTTGCAAGGTGCGATCGCTCTTGCGCCAACCTTGGGGAAAGTTGGGATTTCACCGATTCGGGTGCTTTTAGGAAAAATGCTCTCACGGGTGTGGCCGCGTTTCACACTGAATACAGGTATTGACATCAGTGCTGCTTCACGAGATCCGCAGGTTTTAGCAGCGATCGCTCAGGATACACTGCGACATACCCTAGCTACTGCCCGTTTAGCTACAGAATTCTTTGCAACAGTTGATTGGATTAATGCTCACGCAGGTGATTGGCAATTACCATTGTTGATTCTCCACGGTGGTGCAGACCGAGTGGCTTTACCTGCGGGAAGCGATATCTTTTATCAACGGGTAAATTGCACAGATAAATTGAGAATTGAGTATCCTGGAGCCTATCACGAAATTCAGCGCGACCTCAATTATCGAGAGGTCATGGCTGATTTAGAAGAGTGGTTGGAGCGACACCTATCACCCCAGACAGCACAGTTAGGAAGGGGAAGCGCTGAGTTAGAGTTTCCTAGTCAGTGA
- a CDS encoding SDR family NAD(P)-dependent oxidoreductase — translation MVFNDKITDANSLIVGANQGIGLGFVKELLLDEQIAKVYATYRQQNAAEELLSLVDKHSDKLICLQMDITDELQIVEAVKKIRTQVDKLHLVVNCVGLLHEDTLQPEKSLREINSENLLRYFQINSIGAVLLAKHLLPLLRHGERSVFASISAKLGSIGDNKLGGWYGYRASKAALNMLMRTAAIEYKRSCPKALIVTLHPGTTDTRLSRPFQKNVPAEKLFSVERTVTQLLTVIEQLQEGDSGQFFSWDGSRLPW, via the coding sequence ATGGTTTTTAACGATAAAATAACAGATGCTAATTCTTTGATTGTCGGAGCCAACCAAGGTATCGGCTTAGGTTTTGTAAAAGAATTGCTGCTAGATGAACAAATAGCTAAAGTTTATGCTACATATCGCCAACAAAATGCTGCTGAAGAGTTACTATCTTTAGTAGATAAACACTCTGACAAATTAATTTGTTTGCAGATGGATATTACTGACGAGTTGCAGATTGTTGAAGCTGTTAAAAAAATACGTACTCAAGTTGACAAACTGCATTTAGTCGTCAACTGTGTAGGACTGTTGCATGAAGATACTTTGCAACCTGAAAAAAGCTTAAGAGAAATTAATTCAGAAAACTTGCTGCGCTACTTTCAGATAAATAGTATTGGTGCTGTCTTGCTAGCTAAACATTTATTGCCTTTATTGCGTCATGGAGAACGCAGTGTGTTTGCTAGTATTTCTGCTAAATTGGGCAGTATTGGCGATAACAAACTTGGTGGATGGTATGGCTATCGTGCTTCTAAAGCAGCACTTAATATGTTGATGCGAACTGCGGCCATTGAGTATAAAAGAAGTTGTCCGAAAGCATTAATAGTGACATTACATCCTGGTACAACTGATACGCGCCTTTCCCGTCCTTTCCAGAAAAATGTCCCTGCGGAAAAATTGTTTTCAGTGGAACGCACTGTTACCCAATTATTGACTGTCATCGAACAGCTTCAAGAAGGCGATAGCGGGCAGTTTTTCTCATGGGATGGAAGCAGATTGCCTTGGTAA
- a CDS encoding GNAT family N-acetyltransferase has protein sequence MYISIRQANIQDTVIVSNVLLEAALWLQQRSEPLWRDSEVSPENISEDVAKGLFFIAECDGESAGTIKFQLEDLLFWSDISQEESVFVHRFAIRRRYSGGKVSSALLTWAVERAQKLDKRYLRLDCDASRPRLRAVYEDFGFRYHSERQVGACFVSRYEYEILPQVT, from the coding sequence ATGTACATCTCAATCCGCCAAGCAAACATACAAGATACGGTGATAGTTTCAAATGTGTTATTAGAAGCAGCTTTGTGGCTCCAGCAGCGTAGTGAACCTCTGTGGCGTGATAGCGAGGTTTCGCCAGAAAATATCTCTGAAGATGTTGCTAAAGGTTTGTTTTTCATTGCCGAATGTGATGGTGAATCTGCTGGTACAATAAAGTTTCAGCTTGAGGATTTACTTTTCTGGTCTGATATTTCTCAGGAAGAGTCAGTATTTGTACATCGCTTTGCAATTCGACGACGCTACTCTGGCGGTAAAGTCTCTTCAGCACTGCTGACTTGGGCTGTTGAACGCGCACAAAAACTTGATAAACGTTATTTACGTCTAGATTGCGATGCTTCTCGTCCGCGCCTGAGAGCAGTATATGAAGACTTTGGTTTCCGTTATCACAGCGAAAGACAAGTTGGTGCTTGTTTTGTTTCTCGCTACGAATATGAAATACTTCCACAAGTGACCTAA
- the mnmE gene encoding tRNA uridine-5-carboxymethylaminomethyl(34) synthesis GTPase MnmE, whose protein sequence is MSEVFATTGTIAAIATAVVPQQGSVGIVRVSGSEAMALAQTLFYAPGRQVWETHRILYGYIRHPQTRQLVDEALLLIMKAPRSYTREDVVEFHCHGGIMAVQQVLQLCLENGARLAQPGEFTLRAFLNGRLDLTQAEGIADLVGAKSPQAAQTALAGLQGKLAHPIRQLRANCLDILAEIEARIDFEEDLPPLDDKVIISEIDKIATEITRLLTTKDKGELLRTGLKVAIVGRPNVGKSSLLNAWSQSDRAIVTDLPGTTRDVVESQLVVGGIPVQVLDTAGIRETTDQVEKIGVERSRRAANAADLVLLTIDASTGWTEGDGEIYEQVQHRPLILVINKIDLVEEIERKILESKMPNSKSKVFTAAAKNQGIDALETAILEIVNTGKVQAADMDLAINQRQAAALTQAKISLEQVQATIAQQLPLDFWTIDLRGAIQALGEITGEEVTESVLDRIFSKFCIGK, encoded by the coding sequence ATGTCAGAAGTCTTTGCTACTACTGGAACTATAGCTGCGATCGCAACTGCTGTTGTCCCTCAACAGGGTAGTGTTGGTATTGTGCGGGTATCTGGTTCTGAAGCAATGGCTTTAGCCCAAACTCTTTTTTACGCACCAGGGCGACAAGTTTGGGAAACTCACCGGATTCTCTACGGTTACATTCGCCATCCTCAAACGCGACAACTGGTAGATGAAGCCCTATTGCTGATCATGAAAGCACCCCGTTCTTACACCCGTGAAGATGTAGTAGAATTCCATTGCCACGGGGGAATTATGGCAGTGCAACAGGTATTACAACTGTGTTTAGAAAATGGTGCTAGACTAGCTCAACCCGGAGAATTTACTCTCCGCGCCTTTTTAAATGGGCGATTGGATTTAACTCAAGCCGAAGGTATTGCTGATTTAGTGGGAGCTAAATCGCCTCAAGCTGCCCAAACTGCCTTAGCTGGTTTACAGGGAAAATTAGCTCATCCGATCCGGCAGTTACGCGCTAACTGTTTAGATATTTTGGCAGAAATCGAAGCTCGAATTGATTTTGAGGAAGACTTACCACCGTTGGATGATAAAGTAATAATATCAGAAATCGATAAAATTGCTACTGAAATAACTAGATTATTGACAACTAAAGATAAAGGTGAGTTGTTACGCACAGGTTTAAAAGTGGCAATTGTTGGGCGGCCAAACGTGGGTAAATCGAGCTTATTGAACGCTTGGAGCCAGAGCGATCGCGCGATCGTCACAGACTTACCCGGTACAACCCGCGATGTGGTTGAATCGCAGCTAGTTGTCGGGGGAATTCCCGTACAAGTGCTAGATACAGCCGGGATTCGGGAAACAACAGATCAAGTAGAAAAAATTGGCGTAGAGCGATCGCGCCGTGCAGCCAATGCAGCTGATTTAGTTTTGCTTACCATCGACGCTTCAACAGGTTGGACGGAAGGCGATGGAGAAATTTACGAACAAGTACAACACCGTCCGTTAATTTTAGTGATTAACAAAATAGACTTAGTAGAAGAAATTGAAAGAAAAATTCTTGAATCTAAAATGCCAAATTCCAAGTCCAAAGTTTTCACAGCAGCAGCCAAAAATCAAGGTATTGATGCTTTAGAAACGGCAATTTTAGAGATAGTTAACACCGGAAAAGTCCAAGCTGCTGATATGGATTTAGCCATTAACCAAAGGCAAGCAGCAGCTTTAACTCAAGCTAAAATATCTTTGGAACAAGTACAAGCAACAATTGCCCAGCAACTCCCCCTTGATTTTTGGACAATTGATTTACGCGGTGCAATTCAGGCATTAGGAGAAATTACTGGTGAAGAAGTTACAGAATCAGTTTTGGATCGGATTTTTAGCAAGTTCTGTATTGGTAAATAA
- a CDS encoding mucoidy inhibitor MuiA family protein, whose translation MVNPEIPSWRKTVQSEIVAVTVYADRALVTRRGVVDLTGIEQELVITSVPETLETESVRVSGTGTVAVRLMGVSSDRIYTTEPVAERVAHLTRQIEQLEAEKRHLQAQVDALALQSSFIAGLREKTEEPFAQSLSRKNLSLSETLDFLNFLGSQYSEYAIASGECKTQQQELDKELQVLRASLQKIQTPHPKESLSIVVGVEVAGEGEFELEVSYIVNRASWTPLYDLRFSTTSNIVHLGYLAEITQSSGEDWIGANLTLSTAKPGLGTLPPKLDPWYIDAPRPQLATRRRFAAQPPLLPSIPDPPAAAAARADWQEEDEDVEDVLIQAETVTAEVFKEGSVVTFKLNGGGNIPSDGAPHKTTIFNDDYPCNFDYLAMPRLVSFAYLQANVKNNPNGATLLPGKANIFRNNVFIGTTQLENIAPGQEFKLNLGIDEGLKIERDLVERLVDKRLISNQRRITYSYRLIITNLLDKEVNLKVAEQLPVSRNEQIKVRLSRSNPQIQLGEMGILEWQLTLPGQEKREIYYQFNIEHPPELMVVGLDI comes from the coding sequence ATGGTTAACCCGGAAATACCATCTTGGCGCAAAACAGTACAAAGCGAGATTGTAGCTGTTACAGTGTATGCTGACAGAGCATTGGTTACACGACGGGGTGTAGTTGATTTAACGGGGATTGAGCAGGAATTAGTAATTACCTCAGTGCCAGAGACTCTAGAAACTGAGTCTGTCAGGGTTAGCGGTACGGGGACGGTGGCAGTGCGTTTGATGGGAGTAAGTAGCGATCGCATTTACACCACTGAACCTGTAGCGGAGCGAGTCGCACATTTGACAAGGCAAATTGAGCAGTTAGAAGCAGAAAAACGCCACTTGCAAGCCCAAGTCGATGCTTTAGCATTGCAGTCTAGTTTTATCGCCGGTTTACGTGAAAAAACAGAAGAACCCTTTGCCCAGAGTTTATCTCGAAAAAATCTCAGCCTCAGCGAAACATTAGATTTTTTGAACTTTCTCGGAAGCCAGTATAGTGAATATGCGATCGCATCTGGAGAGTGCAAAACTCAACAGCAAGAATTAGACAAAGAACTACAAGTACTCCGCGCCTCATTACAAAAAATTCAAACACCCCATCCCAAAGAGAGTTTAAGTATAGTTGTAGGTGTTGAAGTCGCAGGTGAAGGCGAATTTGAATTAGAAGTGTCTTACATCGTAAATCGCGCCAGTTGGACTCCACTTTATGACTTGCGCTTTAGCACTACCAGCAATATTGTGCATCTGGGCTACCTGGCAGAAATTACTCAAAGCAGTGGCGAAGATTGGATTGGTGCAAATCTCACCCTTTCTACCGCTAAACCGGGATTAGGTACTCTCCCACCCAAACTTGATCCCTGGTATATTGATGCGCCACGTCCACAACTAGCAACGCGACGACGATTTGCTGCCCAGCCACCACTACTGCCTAGCATACCAGATCCACCTGCTGCTGCCGCCGCGAGAGCAGATTGGCAGGAAGAAGACGAAGATGTAGAGGATGTGCTAATTCAAGCAGAAACTGTGACAGCAGAAGTATTCAAAGAAGGGAGTGTAGTTACCTTTAAATTAAATGGTGGTGGTAACATTCCCAGTGATGGCGCACCTCATAAAACGACAATTTTTAATGACGATTATCCTTGTAACTTTGATTATCTGGCAATGCCGCGTTTGGTAAGTTTTGCTTATCTGCAAGCAAATGTGAAAAATAATCCCAACGGTGCGACTTTGTTACCTGGTAAAGCGAATATTTTCCGCAACAATGTTTTTATTGGCACAACTCAGTTAGAGAATATTGCACCCGGACAAGAATTTAAACTGAATTTAGGAATAGACGAAGGTTTAAAAATTGAGCGCGATTTAGTTGAACGTCTGGTTGACAAAAGATTGATTAGCAATCAGCGCCGGATTACTTATAGTTATCGGTTGATAATTACGAACTTACTCGACAAAGAAGTAAATCTGAAAGTAGCTGAACAATTACCAGTTAGTCGCAACGAGCAAATTAAAGTGCGCCTCAGCCGCAGTAATCCACAAATTCAACTGGGTGAAATGGGCATTTTAGAATGGCAGTTAACTCTTCCAGGGCAGGAAAAAAGGGAGATATATTACCAGTTTAATATTGAACATCCGCCTGAGTTAATGGTTGTTGGGTTAGATATTTAA